Sequence from the Flavobacterium sp. J372 genome:
TACCTTCAAAGTTGGTAAACAGCCCTTTTGGCAGCGATACGATAAAATCCTGAGCCGGCATCTTATTTATCTTAGCTTTAAGCTGATAGGTGGTGTCCTGCTCTACACTGTATTTTATAAAAGGCGTAAATTTTATCTTGTTTAGCTGAACGGATGATGTGCTGTCAATCGCAATGAAATCAGGACCAAAAACAAAGTCGTAGTCAAACCTGGCCTTATCAATCACCACATCTTTCTTAGCAATTTTCGGATGGTTCACCATAAAGTTGGCTATAGATGCAAACCCTTTGAGGCGCATCTCACCGCCGCTCATGTCAAGGTCTTCCACATTAAGGCGGATAGAGTCAAACCCGGACTTGAGTCCATACCGTTCATCAATATATGGCACAGCAATACGACTGGTATCAGCATTAAAAAACTTCAGGTCAGCCTGCTTGTTGCGCGGGTCGGCAAAGCCTCTAACTTTCCAGGTTTGTTTTATATTATTTGCCAGGACATTAATAGAAGATTCAAGTTGATCATCAGCCAGGCGCATTTCCTGAAGGTTCATACTTACCTTTTTGCCCATATAATCCATGTGCAGGGTAAGGTTATCAAGCTTCATATCAGTCGGTATGAGATTCAGCATGCGGTTTAGCAGCGTATAAGCGCGCTCGGCATAATTCGCCTCCTTATCTCCGTCACTTTCTTCTTTTGAAACAGTTTTGTCGCGTTTTAAAAAGCCGCTATAGTTAGTTCCCGTAGAATCTTTTACAAACTGTATGTAACCATCCTTCATGTCAAGCGTACCCAGCTGAACATCACCGGTAAAGAATTTGAGGTAATTCACAGAGGTTTTTACTGAACGTATATGCATCAGCGTATCGGCATTGTCAGGCACCATGGCAATTTCGCTAAATTCCAGGCCCGAGAAACCCTTAAATGAAGCGCTCTCTATAGTCAGCGTTGCATCATAATCGGTACGCACTTTGTTTTGCGCTTTCTCAATTACTTTTTGCAGTATGGTATTCCTGAAAGCAAAAAAACCCGCTATCCCTATAATAATGATCCCAAGAAGGGACAATAGCGTTATTTTGGCAATCTTTGTTATTCTTTTTTTACGCATTCAGTTGTGTGTTATCCGAAAAGATGGCCCGCCACATCTTCAATCCTCGCCACCATCTTTATCTCAATCCCTGTGTTCTTCAGGGAAATTTTATTGTACTTAGATACAAAAATAGTTGAAAATCCTAACTTTTCTGCCTCCAGTATGCGCTGTTCTACACGATTTACCGGCCTTACTTCTCCGCTTAACCCAATTTCACCGGCAAAACAATAGCCCTTATCTACGGGAATATCTTCATTTGAAGATAAAATCGCTGCAACAACTGCAAGGTCAATAGCCGGATCATCTACATTAATGCCCCCTGTTATATTCAGGAAAACGTCTTTAGCCCCCAATCTAAAACCTGCCCTCTTTTCAAGCACCGCAAGTATCATGTTCAGCCTTTTAGCGTTGTAGCCGGTAGTGCTTCGCTGCGGTGTACCGTAAACTGCAGTGCTTACAAGGGCCTGTATTTCAATCATCAGCGGGCGCATACCTTCCATTGTTGTAGCAATTGCCGTGCCGCTTAGTTCTTCCTCTTTGTGAGAGATAAGAATCTCACTCGGGTTGACTACCTCGCGAAGGCCGCTGCCCAGCATCTCGTAAATACCAAGCTCAGCGGTAGAGCCAAAACGGTTTTTAAGAGAGCGTAGTATGCGGTATACGTGGTTTCTGTCGCCTTCAAACTGAAGTACGGTATCTACCATGTGTTCCAGTATCTTGGGCCCGGCTATACTGCCGTCTTTTGTAATATGACCTATGAGGATGACCGGAACATTGGTTTCTTTTGCGAATTTTATAAGTTCTGCCGTTGTTTCACGTATCTGAGAAATACTGCCTGGAGATGATTCTATATAATCGGTGTGGAGCGTTTGTATGGAGTCGATGATCACTACTTCAGGGTCAATCGCTTCAATCTGTTTAAAAATGTTTTGCGTTTTGGTCTCTGTAAGTATAAAACAATTTTCCGCGGCTGATGTGATACGTTCTGCCCGCATCTTTATCTGCTTTTGGCTTTCTTCGCCGGAAACATACAACGTTCGGTACGGCAGCTTCAGCGATATCTGCAGCAGCAGTGTACTTTTGCCTATACCCGGTTCACCGCCCAACAATGTCAACGACCCCGGTACAAGCCCGCCGCCAAGCACACGATTAAGTTCGCCGTCAGTGGTGTCCATACGGACTTCCGCTCCTGCATCAATCTCATTTATACGGAGTGGTTTTGCAGCACGCTTATCGCCAGGGGTTGCAGGCTTCCATGACTGCTTCTCTTCTTTCTGTATAACTTCTTCAACAATGGTATTCCACTCGCGGCAGGCATTGCACTGCCCCTGCCATTTTGAATATTGTGTGCCGCAATTCTGGCAAAAAAACGACGTCTTTACTTTAGCCATTCAATAATCTCCTTACAGCTTTTCTGTTTTCTGGACCAGCATTTCACGGGTGTATTCCCCAATTTCTTTCAGGTCCATTGCGTTTACATATATTTTTTTAGCGCGTTTGTTGTCGCCAGTTTTTTCATAAAACAACCCTTTATAATATTCAGGCAATATTGTTTTAGAGTAGTTTTTATCAGCAAGTTCGGCCAGGTCTTTAAGCTCATCAAATACCCCATTTTTCATAATTGCAGCTTCAACAGCCTGTATGTCATTAAGGCGCACTTTCACTTTTGTGCCCATCTCAGTTTCCATGTTTTTGTATTTATCTTCCAGATATTTTACATACCCGGACGGAAGATTTACAATTTTTGTCTGGTACTCAAGATTAGAAACCGGTTGGAATTCTCCGAAAATATGATAGATGGCCTGTGGGATTGCCATAGCGGCAAGCGCATAGTGTGAAGCTCCTTTAAATTCTTCAAACTTATATTTTACTTGGGTATTATTTTTTGTACGGATGCCTTCATCAAGCGATTTTATTGTTTTCCTGAACCGGGCGGCGTCACTGTCAGAAGTTGCCAGATAGTAATACACAGGCTTTGTAACCGACCCAAGGCGTTCAGCGATTTTTACATCCATGTCTGCGCCAAGCTCAGGGCTCATGGCTATATAAGCATTAAACAGCGGCTTGTCTTTAAATAAGAATGCATTGAGAAAACCGGCAGTCATATCATGGCCTACAATTGCCTTATATGGCGCGAGCCGGTACTTTTTTTCCAGATGCGGCAATAGCTCTGTACCTATAAAATCAAAAAACTGTGCCCCCTGTTCTACCGGGAAGCCACTTTCCTTATCAAACGCTGTATCATCTTCACGTGTATCTCCCTGGCTTATGCCAACTATAATAACTTCGGGAAGATCATCCCAGTAGGATGTATAACTGAATATGCCGGAAACAGGATCAATAAGATAATCCCCGTCAAGCACTAGTACAAGAGGGTACTTTTTATTCTTTTCTTTTTCGTAAGATAATGGTGTTATAATGGTAATTTCACGATCTGCACGCAGCTTTTCTGACCGGAAGTTTTCAACAGTTTCCTGGGCATTCACCATGAAACCGGCAAACAGGAACAGCATTAAATATTTGTGTATCATTGCGTTGCATTTATTGGGGAAATGAGCAGGCAAGATAACGATTATTTCTTACGGGCAAGTATTGGCAATATTAAAAATGAAAGGCCGCCAAGTATTATAATCTGCGCGGTTTGTGATGTCCACACAATCCATCCAAAGGCTGTACCGGCTTCAAAAGAAACGTTATAAACAGTAAGAATTTTTGCTATAGCAACAGGGAAAACGCCTGTGCCGCCATTGGTAAGTGTTATTGCAATACTGCCTACCACAAAAGCCGTTGCAACCGAGCCAAAATCTAGTGTTGAAGTTTCGGGTAATGCAAAAATAGTAATGTAAAACATCAGCACATAGCTGAACCATATGTACAGCGAAAGCAGCAAAAATGGCCACTTGTTAGGCATTGTAAATACACTGATTGCGCCTTCAACCAGGCCTGAAACCTTCACCTTGATTTTTTGCACCCAGCCAAGCTTTGAATAAATGAAGAAAAGTATTGAGCCTATAAAAAATATTCCGGCAATGGTTCCGTATAACAGCAGCTTCATAAATGGTATTTCAGCCAAATAGGCTTTTACCATATCATACTGAAGCGCTACGGTAGTACCTATGGCCAGCACCAGGAGTATGAGATCAACAATACGCTCAGAGATTATGGTGCCAAGGGCTTTATCAAAAGGCACACCGGCATATTTGTTTATTACAGCTGCACGGCTTACTTCGCCGCTGCGCGGTACAAGCATGTTCATGACATAGGTGATACACACTGCACTAAATTTGACGGTAAACGGTGCAGTATAGCCTACATGTGCCAAAGTATATTTCCAGCGGTAAGCACGTGCCCAAAACCCGGTAAGGCCTATAGCAAGAGATATCCATACCCAAATGTAATCAGCCGTCCTGAAGCTTGTTTTTACGTTTTCCAGCTCTGCCGGAGTGAACTGGTTGTATACGTATATAACTAAAAAAACTCCCAGCAGCAGCGGGAGTATTATGCTTAGTAAGCGGATTAGTTTTTTCTTCAAAACCGGTTTAGGTTAGTGAATTGTCTTTTTCGTTAGGGAAAACAAGCGTAGGCCTGAATGACTTGGCTTCTTCAAAATCCAGTATGCCATACGAAATGATGATGATGATATCACCCCTTTGCACTTTTCTTGCCGCAGGCCCGTTGAGTGTAATTTCGCCGCTGTTCCTGTTTCCCTTAATCGCATAAGTCTCGAGGCGCTCACCATTATTGATGTTTACTATCGATACTTTTTCCCCTTCAATGATATTAGCTGCTTCCATCAATGCCTCGTCAATGGTAATGCTGCCAATGTAGTTTAAATCGGCTCCCGTCACCGTAACACGGTGAAGCTTGGACTTTACAACTTGAATTTGCATGCCGCAAAGGTAATCAATTTAATGAAATATTATCTATAAGCCTCACATTCCCTACAATAACTGCAATAAATGCCCTGGTTTTTGCCTCAGTTTTATTATTAACCGGCATGAGTGTGGCTTCGTCAGCAATTTCGAAATATTCAAGTTTAAGAATAGTATTATTTTGAAAAGCCTTTTCAACAAACGTTCGTACCGCATCAGGAGTATCGGTGGTATAACGCTCTTTGGCTGCAATAAGTGTTTTATAAATAAAGCCTGCTTCTTCGCGCTCATCATTTGACAACCTTTCATTGCGCGAACTCATGGCAAGTCCGTTTGGCTCACGGTAAATGGGGCAGCCGATGATTTTCACATTTACACCTTCCTTCTCTACCATCTTGCGCACGATTTGCAGCTGCTGAAAATCTTTCTCACCAAAATAGGCATTATCAGGCTCAACGGCTTCAAATAATTTCTTTACAATAGTGCCTACCCCATCAAAATGGCCCGGGCGGTGCTTCCCTTCCATTTGGTTTTCAAGCCCGTCAAAAGAAAAATGCCCTGAAACAGTATTGCCTTCATACATATCATCTACTGTGGGCGCAAAAACAATTACAGCGTTGTTTACTGCATCTATCTTTTCTATATCACGCTCCAGCGTTCGTGGGTATTTTTCAAGATCTTCAGCATTGTTAAACTGCGTTGGGTTAACAAAAATACTTATTACAGTAATATCGTTTTCAGCATCTGAACGCTCAATTAATGAGAGGTGACCCTTGTGCAATGCGCCCATTGTGGGTACAAAGCCAATGGTTTTCTCCTGCTCGCGCAGTTGTACTAAGTGTGCATTAAGGCTGGCTTTGTTATTGAAAATGAGCATTAAGTAAAATTTAAATTAGGGGCAAAATTAAGATTTTAGCTATAACCTGTACAAATTTGTTTAATTTTGCATGTTTTTACACCCTAACTGTTAACTACAAGTATTGAAGATGGAGGATAAGAGGATATTGTATGTATCATCTGAAGTAGTGCCTTATTTGGCTGAGAATGAAGTGTCTGTAATGTCGTATGATGTGCCAAAAATGATAAATGACCAGGGCGGGCAGATTAGGATTTTTATGCCCCGCTACGGCAACATTAACGAAAGGCGCCACCAGCTCCATGAAGTAATAAGGCTATCAGGCATGAACCTTGTGGTTAATGATATGGATATGCCGCTGATAATTAAAGTGGCATCTATACCAAAAGAGCGCATACAGGTTTATTTTATTGATAATGATGAGTATTTTAAGCGTAAAGCAACCTTTACCGATGAGGACGGAGCGCTTTACCCTGATAATGACGAGCGTGCGATTTTCTTTGCAAAAGGCGTAGTTGAAACGGTAAAGAAGCTAAACTGGGTACCTGACATTATACATGTACACGGATGGATGGCCGCCATGCTGCCGATATACATGAAGCACTATTATAAAGATGAAGCGCTTTTTGCCGATACTAAAATTGTAACATCTGTATACGGTACAGGATTTGAAGGTACGCTTGATGCACAGATGAAAGCTAAAGTGCTTTTTGACAATGTACCTGAAAGTAATGTGGCCGACCTTGCCGTGCCGGATTATGTAAATATAATGAAAGCCTCAATAGCACATTCTGACGGTATAATCATCGCTTCAGAATCATTGCCGGGTGACCTTGCCGATTTTATTGAGAAGGCAGGCAAACCAACACTTACCTACCAGCCTAAAGATAAATTTGCAGAGGCTTATACTAATTTCTATAAAAATCAGGTTTTATAGAAAACTTTAAAAACCGTTTATGATTTCCAGAAACATATTTAAATTTCTATTTGTATTTGCAGCAGGCGCGGCAATTATTGCCTCGTGTGACAGCGATTTTAATGATATTGGCGCCGATATAATTGAGGGCGACATACACCATAATGGCATGACGCGTTATGAGGGCCGCATTGCCGCATATGACAGGGGTACAGGTGCGGTGCAGGCTAATAATCTTCCGCTTAATGTATTGGGTGTATATGACAACCCTGCTTTTGGCAAGACAACAGCACACTTTGTTACCCAGCTTGAATTGGGAACTGAAAATCTTACGTTTGCCAATAACCCACAAATTGATTCCGTTTACTTGTATGTACCTTATTTCAGCACCTTCAAGAGTAAAGATGAAACTACCGGCATAAGCACTTACGAATTAGACTCTATTTATGGCAACACAGATGCCGAAATGACACTGAAGATATACCGGAATAATTATTTCCTCCGAAGCTTAGACCCAGGTTCTGGTACAAGCGAGCCGCAAAGATATTATTCAGACGATTTTTCGGCTTTACATAATGCAAATATTGCGCAAGCACCGTTGGCTGAACTTAACAATTTTAAATTCAGCGCTGCCGAAGTTGAGCGCAAGAGGGATGATAATGGAACATTGAAGACCGTAGAACGTTTTGCGCCGGGTATATTTACTCTTCTGGATAAAACTTATTTCCAGAACACAATAATTAATGCCCCGGCAGGCAGCCGTGCAAATAATAACGCATTTAAAGAATACTTCAGAGGCCTTTATTTTAATATCGCTCAAAACGGCACATCAGGTGCTATGGCCAACCTAAAATTTTCTGATGGAAAAATTGTGATAATTTATAAAGATGGCCCAGATGCCAGCCGGACAAGAAAAACGCTGCAGCTTAATATGAAGGGCAACACAATTAATTTCTTTGAAAATGATTATAAACCCGGATATTTGACTGCGCTTACACCGGAACAGACCAATACTACAGCAGGTGATAGTCGACTGTATATTAAAGGCGGGCAAGGATCAATGGGTATTATCAACATACTAAGCACTGAGGAAATTGAATTCTTAAAAGCTGAAAATGCAATTATTAATGAAGCTAACCTTGTATTTCATGTGGATGAAGCTTTAATGAAAGATGTAAATGGCACAAGAGCTTTAAATCCACTGAGAGTGTATCTCTACGACCTGAAAAATAAGCAGCCACTTTATGATTATTATGTAGATGGTACTTCAAGTCCAATAAATCCTAAATATGACAAGTTGGTATATGGGGGCATATTAACAAAAAATACTGAAAACGGTCAGCCTGTTTTTAGTTATAAAATTAGGCTTACAAACCATGTCAATAATATTATCCGTAAAGACTCCATTAGCAGGCCATTGGGCATAGTGGTTAGTGAAAGTATTAATATCACAGCAAATGCAATGCTCAGGCCTCCGTTTACAGTAGGCGATGCTGATGTAAATACACTACCGCTTTCCAGCGTGATTAACCCCTTGGGCACTGTATTTTATGGCAATAACATTCCTGTGGGGGGATGAAAATTATAATAAAAGGCTTCGCCTTGAAATTTTTTATACAAAACCAAACTAACTAACTGATAAATCGTATGTGTGGAATCGTAGGTTACATCGGGCACAGGGAAGCTTACCCTGTTATAATAAAAGGGCTTAAAAGGCTGGAGTACCGCGGGTATGACAGTGCCGGTATAGTATTGTGCGACGGGCAGGACCTGAAAATGTCTAAGACTAAGGGAAAAGTGTCTGACCTGGAAGCTAAGGCCGCAGCTGAAAATACTTCTGTGGGTACAATGGGTATAGGCCATACACGCTGGGCGACTCATGGTGTGCCAAACGATGTTAACTCTCACCCGCACTTTTCAAACTCAGGCAACCTTGTAATTGTGCACAACGGTATCATTGAAAATTATGAGCCGCTAAAGAAAGAGCTTAAGAACAGGGGTTACGTTTTCCATTCAGACACCGATACTGAGGTTCTTGTAAATCTTATTGAAGATGTAATGAAAAAGGACAATCTTAAGCTAGGCAAAGCCGTACAGGTGGCCCTTAACCAGGTTGTTGGGGCTTATGCCATTGCCGTGATGGACAAAAACCGTCCGCGCGAAATTGTTGCGGCACGCCTTGGCAGCCCATTGGCTATTGGTGTTGGCAAAGACGAATTCTTTGTAGCGTCTGATGCTTCGCCATTCATCGAGTACACAAGTAATGCAATTTATCTTGAAGATGAAGAGATGGCAATTATCCGCCTTCATAAGCCACTAAAAATAAGGAAGATACTTGATGATTCATTGGTAGACCCATATATCCAAGAGCTGCAAATGAACCTTGAGCAGATAGAAAAGGGCGGTTATGACCACTTTATGCTTAAAGAGATTTATGAGCAGCCAAATGTAATTAAAGACACCTACCGCGGAAGGCTTCACGCTAATGAAGGCCTTATAAGGATGGCAGGTATAGAAGATAACCTTCAGAAATTCATTAATGCCGACAGAATTCTTATCATTGCCTGTGGTACGTCATGGCACGCCGGCCTTGTGGCAGAGTATATATTTGAAGAGTTTGCACGTATACCTGTTGAAGTTGAGTATGCCTCTGAGTTCCGCTACAGAAATCCTATAATCCGTGAAACTGATGTAGTTATTGCGATTTCTCAGTCTGGTGAAACTGCCGACACGCTTGCGGCTATAAAGCTTGCAAAAGAGCACGGAGCATTTGTGTTCGGTGTTTGTAATGTAGTAGGTTCGTCAATTTCCCGCGAAACTCATGCAGGCGCTTACACACACGCCGGACCTGAAATTGGCGTTGCTTCAACAAAGGCATTTACAACGCAAATTACAGTGCTTACGCTTATTGCGCTTCGTTTGGCGCAGGCTAAGGGCACCATTAATAATTCAGACTTCCACCGTTATTTACAGGAGCTGGAGCTTATTCCTGAAAAAGTGGAAGAAGCATTGCAGACTAACGAAGTTTCTAAAGCAGTTGCAGCCATCTATAAAGATGCTTCAAACTGCCTTTACCTTGGCAGGGGCTACAATTTCCCGGTTGCGCTAGAAGGTGCGCTTAAGCTAAAAGAGATATCATACATCCACGCTGAAGGCTACCCTGCGGCAGAGATGAAGCACGGCCCTATCGCGCTTATTGATGAGCAGATGCCGGTAGTGGTTATCGCGCCAAGGCAGGAGCACTATGATAAGATTGTGAGCAACATACAGGAGATAAAATCACGCAGCGGTAAGATCATCGCTATTGTAACGCAGGGCGACGTACAGGTAAAAGAGCTTGCCGACCACGTTATCGAAATTCCTGATACGGTTGATGCGCTTTCTCCGCTTCTTACAACTATCCCGCTACAGCTATTGTCTTACCACATTGCGGTAATGAGAGAGTGTAACGTTGACCAACCTCGTAACCTGGCGAAGTCGGTTACTGTGGAGTAATCAATTACTTAAAACACTATATTTGAACCGCTAAGAGGAAACTCTTGGCGGTTTTTTTTAAATTTTATTTTATATGAGGAAAATATTTAATTCTAAACCAGCAAAGTTTCCTAATAATACTACTGAAGAACAAAATTCAGTGTATAAATTACTAGACATTTTAGATAAAAATCGTATAAAACCTGATCCAAAGCTTATCGACAAATTTCCCAATACTGATGGTGAAATTACTGTGGTTGATGAAGAGCAATTTCCAATTGGAAAATGCGAAATACAAATTAAAACCTTACCTGATTCAGATATTACTTCACCTTCACATCAATGTGATTTACCATTTTTAAGTTACTGTGAAAGTAGTTTGTTGCCAATTATTTTAATTATAGTTAATGCGAAAAATGAAATAGCGTTTTGGAAACATATTGATAGAGAAACTTTAAAAGAATTAGCTAAAAAAATCAAAGGTAAATCTATTGTACTCCATATCCCTCTAAATAATAAGGTAACACGTTCAGATAATTCATACGTAGAAGAATGGATAAAAATAGTCGAAAGTTATATACAGAAAAAAATAAATTCAGAGGTTCAAGAGGAATACGAAAAGAAATATAAAGAATTACAAAAAATCATCGACGAATATCCTAAACCTGTACATTCAATCGGATCTGAAAGTCTAAAAGCAATTAATATATTTATAGACACACTTAATAATGCACTTGATGGGGATTTTATATCTATAAAAGAGGTTGCTTTCTATGGATATTGGAAAATTAGCATTGCATACACTGATTTTAGCGATAAAAAGTTGTCTTTTGCCATCATTCCGATAAAATATGGGGATAATGATTTACTTATAAGAGAAGTAAAGTCCATGAACCCGTTAATAAGAAGCCGATTTACAAGAAATGTCATTAGCCACTATACTAATAACCCTATAAAACATGAACCGGTAGAATATGCATACAGTCTAATCAAAAAAGAAACTATAGAAATATTAGAAAATAAATCTTTACAACTCATATGTTATCAGTTAGCTATTGAATATATTACTGATTTTTACGATTATTCCAAAGAAATTCTTCCGGTTAAATTTCAAAACGAATTTGATGTAAATTACATGTTTAAAATTGTAAATTTTTATCTACCAATTTGGGCGGAGGAATTTTATTCTATAAATAAGAACGTATCATTAGATGATAAAATATACTTTAATATTGAAGATGCGTTTTGGTATGCTTCAGCGAAAGATAGAAAAAAGGTTACTGACAAAGCAATTAGTAGATACAATAAAAATGAGTATTGTATTAAAGAAATCATTTATACAAGTTCTGAATTTGCAAACGACTATATCTTGGATTCTTTGAAACTGCTATTATCACGTTCCATACAATCTTTCGAAAGACCTTTTTGTCCTAAGATATACAATGCAAGTAAATTCATTTGGGATTGGTATTCACCTCAAAATGCTTTTGAAAAACTTAAATTTATCTTTAATGAACTCCCGAAGGTTTACGATCTATTTTTAGAAACATATTTTCCTCGACTTCTTCATGATTTAAAATATTACAGTGACACAAATCTCATCATTATAAATATTAATTATAAAAATAAATTTGACTCGTTTGACGATTCTCCCAGTATCGAATTTTATTATTTTAAAACTGAACAAAATATAATACCACGTACAAGTATATATCTGAATTCTGAAGATTGCCCCATAAAAAGATCTGATATTTCTATGAGGCAGGAATTCGATATTGATGGTGTAAAATACAATATGACATCAGCATCATGGGGAGTTATTAACTATTTAGATGACAATTTTTCACTACAAAAATATTTGTATAAATTATTAAAAGAAAAATTTGAAAAGTATTTTAAATTAAAAACGAGTAATAATTAAACCAATTTCTCAAAAGTATTGTCGAATCTTCCCCTTCCATTACAAAAACCCAAAAATACTTTTGCATATTTCCCATTTAAAAAACTATCTTTGCACTCGGAAAAAAGAGGTTTTTTCTGAAAACGTAAATAGCTGTTTAATAAATACATAAGCAATGTCTAAAGTAATAGGAAAAGTTGCACAGATTATCGGGCCGGTTGTAGACGTGGTTTTCAACACGCAGAACGCTGAGCTTCCAAAGATTTATGATTCATTAGAAATCACTAAGAAAGACGGCACTAAGCTTGTTCTTGAAGTACAGTCTCACGTAGGTGAAGATACCGTGCGTACCATTTCGATGGACTCGACTGACGGCCTTAGCCGCGGCCAGGAAGTTATCGGTACCGGCGCTCCTA
This genomic interval carries:
- the panC gene encoding pantoate--beta-alanine ligase; translation: MLIFNNKASLNAHLVQLREQEKTIGFVPTMGALHKGHLSLIERSDAENDITVISIFVNPTQFNNAEDLEKYPRTLERDIEKIDAVNNAVIVFAPTVDDMYEGNTVSGHFSFDGLENQMEGKHRPGHFDGVGTIVKKLFEAVEPDNAYFGEKDFQQLQIVRKMVEKEGVNVKIIGCPIYREPNGLAMSSRNERLSNDEREEAGFIYKTLIAAKERYTTDTPDAVRTFVEKAFQNNTILKLEYFEIADEATLMPVNNKTEAKTRAFIAVIVGNVRLIDNISLN
- a CDS encoding DUF4270 domain-containing protein encodes the protein MISRNIFKFLFVFAAGAAIIASCDSDFNDIGADIIEGDIHHNGMTRYEGRIAAYDRGTGAVQANNLPLNVLGVYDNPAFGKTTAHFVTQLELGTENLTFANNPQIDSVYLYVPYFSTFKSKDETTGISTYELDSIYGNTDAEMTLKIYRNNYFLRSLDPGSGTSEPQRYYSDDFSALHNANIAQAPLAELNNFKFSAAEVERKRDDNGTLKTVERFAPGIFTLLDKTYFQNTIINAPAGSRANNNAFKEYFRGLYFNIAQNGTSGAMANLKFSDGKIVIIYKDGPDASRTRKTLQLNMKGNTINFFENDYKPGYLTALTPEQTNTTAGDSRLYIKGGQGSMGIINILSTEEIEFLKAENAIINEANLVFHVDEALMKDVNGTRALNPLRVYLYDLKNKQPLYDYYVDGTSSPINPKYDKLVYGGILTKNTENGQPVFSYKIRLTNHVNNIIRKDSISRPLGIVVSESINITANAMLRPPFTVGDADVNTLPLSSVINPLGTVFYGNNIPVGG
- a CDS encoding lysylphosphatidylglycerol synthase transmembrane domain-containing protein, whose translation is MKKKLIRLLSIILPLLLGVFLVIYVYNQFTPAELENVKTSFRTADYIWVWISLAIGLTGFWARAYRWKYTLAHVGYTAPFTVKFSAVCITYVMNMLVPRSGEVSRAAVINKYAGVPFDKALGTIISERIVDLILLVLAIGTTVALQYDMVKAYLAEIPFMKLLLYGTIAGIFFIGSILFFIYSKLGWVQKIKVKVSGLVEGAISVFTMPNKWPFLLLSLYIWFSYVLMFYITIFALPETSTLDFGSVATAFVVGSIAITLTNGGTGVFPVAIAKILTVYNVSFEAGTAFGWIVWTSQTAQIIILGGLSFLILPILARKK
- a CDS encoding transglycosylase domain-containing protein — translated: MRKKRITKIAKITLLSLLGIIIIGIAGFFAFRNTILQKVIEKAQNKVRTDYDATLTIESASFKGFSGLEFSEIAMVPDNADTLMHIRSVKTSVNYLKFFTGDVQLGTLDMKDGYIQFVKDSTGTNYSGFLKRDKTVSKEESDGDKEANYAERAYTLLNRMLNLIPTDMKLDNLTLHMDYMGKKVSMNLQEMRLADDQLESSINVLANNIKQTWKVRGFADPRNKQADLKFFNADTSRIAVPYIDERYGLKSGFDSIRLNVEDLDMSGGEMRLKGFASIANFMVNHPKIAKKDVVIDKARFDYDFVFGPDFIAIDSTSSVQLNKIKFTPFIKYSVEQDTTYQLKAKINKMPAQDFIVSLPKGLFTNFEGMEAEGTFSYSLDFLYNKNKPSALVFDSSLQKDGLKITKYGAADLAKLNGPFTYRAIENGREQRPVYVGTSNPFYTPINEVSPYLRKAVLTSEDPSFFRHRGFITEAFKQSIIKNIKTKKFARGASTISMQLVKNVFLTREKTLSRKLEEILLVYILENNRIASKERMLEVYFNIIEWGPNVYGIGEAAQYYFQKHPSELSLDECVYLASIIPRPKTFMWQFNNEGNLKSYAERHNNYIKKLMLRRGLLVAEDTIAQNGAVNITGIARNRLNIKVAEPEVNDSITFEEFDF
- a CDS encoding alpha/beta hydrolase, encoding MIHKYLMLFLFAGFMVNAQETVENFRSEKLRADREITIITPLSYEKEKNKKYPLVLVLDGDYLIDPVSGIFSYTSYWDDLPEVIIVGISQGDTREDDTAFDKESGFPVEQGAQFFDFIGTELLPHLEKKYRLAPYKAIVGHDMTAGFLNAFLFKDKPLFNAYIAMSPELGADMDVKIAERLGSVTKPVYYYLATSDSDAARFRKTIKSLDEGIRTKNNTQVKYKFEEFKGASHYALAAMAIPQAIYHIFGEFQPVSNLEYQTKIVNLPSGYVKYLEDKYKNMETEMGTKVKVRLNDIQAVEAAIMKNGVFDELKDLAELADKNYSKTILPEYYKGLFYEKTGDNKRAKKIYVNAMDLKEIGEYTREMLVQKTEKL
- the radA gene encoding DNA repair protein RadA → MAKVKTSFFCQNCGTQYSKWQGQCNACREWNTIVEEVIQKEEKQSWKPATPGDKRAAKPLRINEIDAGAEVRMDTTDGELNRVLGGGLVPGSLTLLGGEPGIGKSTLLLQISLKLPYRTLYVSGEESQKQIKMRAERITSAAENCFILTETKTQNIFKQIEAIDPEVVIIDSIQTLHTDYIESSPGSISQIRETTAELIKFAKETNVPVILIGHITKDGSIAGPKILEHMVDTVLQFEGDRNHVYRILRSLKNRFGSTAELGIYEMLGSGLREVVNPSEILISHKEEELSGTAIATTMEGMRPLMIEIQALVSTAVYGTPQRSTTGYNAKRLNMILAVLEKRAGFRLGAKDVFLNITGGINVDDPAIDLAVVAAILSSNEDIPVDKGYCFAGEIGLSGEVRPVNRVEQRILEAEKLGFSTIFVSKYNKISLKNTGIEIKMVARIEDVAGHLFG
- a CDS encoding glycogen/starch synthase; its protein translation is MEDKRILYVSSEVVPYLAENEVSVMSYDVPKMINDQGGQIRIFMPRYGNINERRHQLHEVIRLSGMNLVVNDMDMPLIIKVASIPKERIQVYFIDNDEYFKRKATFTDEDGALYPDNDERAIFFAKGVVETVKKLNWVPDIIHVHGWMAAMLPIYMKHYYKDEALFADTKIVTSVYGTGFEGTLDAQMKAKVLFDNVPESNVADLAVPDYVNIMKASIAHSDGIIIASESLPGDLADFIEKAGKPTLTYQPKDKFAEAYTNFYKNQVL
- the panD gene encoding aspartate 1-decarboxylase, producing MQIQVVKSKLHRVTVTGADLNYIGSITIDEALMEAANIIEGEKVSIVNINNGERLETYAIKGNRNSGEITLNGPAARKVQRGDIIIIISYGILDFEEAKSFRPTLVFPNEKDNSLT